ACGGAAAACCTTAAAAAGCGCCACCTTCTTAACAAAAGCGCAGAGCGAAATATTTAAATTAGAACTAAGTGTAAAAACTGGATTACAAGTATCGTGATAGTCATGAATAAATCAGTAATGTTCTCCTTCTTTGGTAATGAGAAATTTCCCGTAGAGTGGGAGAGTGAGGATGAGAAGAAACTACACTTTTGGTTCGATGATGCCCATACTCCGCACCCACTAACTCCGTTGTATGGTTCTATTCACAATGCTATGGCATGGGAAGTAACCTGCACATATGGGTTATCAAAACTTGCTCTCCCCTCTACAAAAGGAGTCAAGGCTAAACTGGTGAACGGCTATGTTTATCCGGCCATGGTTCCTACGACGGAGGAAGAGGCTAAGAAGCTCGCCCCAATACATAATCTGGTTCTCCCTTTTTACTTGAAGAATGTCCCGCGCCTGTGGAAAGAGCG
This DNA window, taken from Candidatus Bathyarchaeia archaeon, encodes the following:
- a CDS encoding PEP-utilizing protein mobile subunit translates to MNKSVMFSFFGNEKFPVEWESEDEKKLHFWFDDAHTPHPLTPLYGSIHNAMAWEVTCTYGLSKLALPSTKGVKAKLVNGYVYPAMVPTTEEEAKKLAPIHNLVLPFYLKNVPRLWKER